The Prunus persica cultivar Lovell chromosome G7, Prunus_persica_NCBIv2, whole genome shotgun sequence genome has a segment encoding these proteins:
- the LOC18769234 gene encoding pentatricopeptide repeat-containing protein At5g66520, whose product MIQKTVKSNDLVSLSQKCKTLNQLKQIYAHLLTCRLPENPYSIAPLLSASATSKDASLFCYACSIFKHHHHRNTFMYNTMIRGYVLQSHTPIPAILCYLDMLNYGFVPNNYTFPPLIKACTVLIPNSKLSGRLVHGHVVKFGYRDDPFVLSSLIEFYSVIHDMETAKLVFDKSPKRDVVVWTAMIDGYGKAGDVENARALFDEMPERNAISWSAMMAAYSRVSHFREVLSLFRQMQEVGTKPNESVLVSVLTASAHLGAVTQGLWVHSFAKRYNLESNTILATALVDMYSKCGYVEAALWVFEGISNKDARAWNAMIAGVAMNGDARKSLELFNKMVEYGGVQPTETTFVAVLTACTHAKMVDKGLELFDQMGNLYGVKPGLEHYGCVVDLLARAGLVEEAEKFTEVKMGGLRRGDVNVWGALLAACRVHGNVEVGDRIWKKLAEMGVADCGIHVLSYNMYKAAGMELEANRVRNMISEAGMKKKPGSSVIELNGVAEEFLIGDVCHPQAEEIVNMLDSLCKMVNLEG is encoded by the coding sequence ATGATTCAGAAAACCGTTAAAAGCAACGACCTTGTTTCCCTCTCACAAAAAtgcaaaaccctaaaccaactcAAGCAAATCTACGCCCACCTCCTCACATGTCGTCTACCAGAAAACCCCTACTCAATTGCACCGCTCCTCTCGGCCTCCGCAACTTCGAAAGATGCTTCCTTGTTTTGCTACGCTTGCTCAATCTTCAAGCATCATCATCACCGCAACACCTTCATGTACAACACCATGATCAGAGGATATGTTCTTCAATCGCATACGCCAATTCCCGCCATTTTGTGTTATTTAGACATGCTGAATTATGGGTTTGTTCCTAATAACTATACTTTTCCGCCATTGATCAAAGCGTGTACAGTTCTCATCCCGAATTCTAAGCTAAGTGGTCGCTTAGTTCATGGCCATGTTGTTAAATTCGGGTACCGGGACGACCCTTTTGTTCTTAGCTCGCTGATCGAGTTTTACTCTGTTATCCACGACATGGAAACTGCAAAGTTGGTGTTCGATAAAAGTCCGAAGAGGGATGTGGTGGTGTGGACGGCAATGATTGACGGGTATGGAAAGGCGGGGGACGTTGAAAATGCGAGAgctttgtttgatgaaatgcctGAGAGGAATGCTATATCGTGGAGTGCAATGATGGCTGCGTATTCTCGGGTGAGCCATTTCAGGGAGGTGCTTTCTTTATTTAGGCAAATGCAAGAAGTAGGCACAAAGCCTAATGAGTCAGTTCTTGTTAGTGTTCTCACTGCCTCTGCTCATCTTGGTGCGGTCACGCAAGGCTTGTGGGTCCACTCATTTGCCAAAAGGTACAATCTTGAATCAAATACGATATTGGCCACTGCACTGGTTGATATGTACTCAAAATGCGGATATGTGGAAGCAGCTTTGTGGGTTTTTGAGGGCATTTCTAATAAGGATGCTAGAGCGTGGAATGCTATGATTGCTGGGGTTGCAATgaatggtgatgcaaggaaatCACTTGAACTCTTTAATAAAATGGTTGAATATGGTGGCGTTCAACCCACAGAGACCACATTTGTTGCTGTTCTCACGGCTTGTACGCATGCAAAAATGGTTGACAAGGGCCTTGAGTTGTTTGATCAAATGGGTAACCTTTACGGGGTTAAACCTGGGCTTGAGCACTACGGATGTGTTGTTGACCTTTTGGCAAGAGCAGGCTTGGTGGAGGAAGCTGAGAAGTTTACAGAGGTCAAGATGGGAGGACTACGAAGAGGGGATGTCAATGTGTGGGGAGCATTACTGGCTGCATGCAGAGTTCATGGGAATGTTGAAGTTGGGGACAGAATTTGGAAAAAGCTCGCTGAGATGGGAGTAGCTGACTGTGGCATTCATGTTCTTTCATATAATATGTACAAGGCTGCTGGCATGGAATTGGAGGCAAACAGAGTCAGAAATATGATCTCGGAAGCgggaatgaagaagaaaccTGGTTCCAGTGTGATAGAgttaaatggagtggctgaAGAATTCCTTATTGGTGATGTTTGTCATCCACAAGCAGAAGAAATAGTTAATATGCTCGACTCTCTTTGTAAAATGGTGAATTTGGAGGGTTGA
- the LOC18769091 gene encoding 2-alkenal reductase (NADP(+)-dependent) codes for MVVANRYITIKTQMDGEPKESDFELRTLALDISVDPGSNDIIVKNLYVSIDPYQLNRMKSFSSSQKAIGFAAAITPGETIDAYGVAKVVASGNPEFEKDDLVVGLITWGEYSVLKEGSMFRKLDPLGFPLSYQVGILGFSGLTAYGGFFEVCKPKKGEKVFVSAASGSVGNLVGQYAKLFGCYVVGCAGTKEKVALLKEKLGFDDAFNYKEESDLKSTLKKYFPDGIDIYFDNVGAEMLEAAVSNMNTFGRVAVCGVISEYTDAGKRAAPDMLDVIYKRIKIQGFLAADQMLVYSDFLSTTTDHLRTGKLHAIEDISHGLESVPSAFIGLFCGHNTGKKIVKIADE; via the exons ATGGTGGTAGCCAATAGGTACATAACAATAAAGACCCAGATGGACGGTGAACCCAAGGAGTCAGACTTTGAGCTCAGGACTTTAGCCCTTGATATATCAGTTGACCCTGGTTCCAATGATATTATTGTGAAGAATCTGTATGTGTCAATTGACCCTTACCAGCTAAACCGCATGAAAAGTTTCAGCTCCTCACAGAAAGCTATAGGCTTTGCAGCTGCCATCACTCCAGGAGAA ACTATTGATGCTTATGGTGTGGCAAAAGTTGTGGCTTCTGGGAATCCTGAATTTGAGAAGGATGACTTGGTTGTGGGGCTTATCACTTGGGGAGAGTATAGTGTACTAAAAGAAGGAAGCATGTTTAGGAAATTGGATCCTTTGGGATTTCCACTGTCTTACCAAGTTGGAATTCTAG GTTTCAGTGGACTTACAGCATATGGTGGATTTTTCGAAGTATGCAAGCCTAAGAAGGGGGAGAAAGTTTTCGTGTCTGCAGCTTCTGGATCAGTTGGGAATTTGGTCGGACAGTATGCAAAACTGTTTGGTTGCTACGTTGTTGGCTGTGCAGGAACCAAAGAAAAG GTAGCACTGCTCAAGGAAAAGCTCGGATTTGATGACGCATTCAACTACAAGGAAGAGTCTGATTTAAAGTCAACCCTCAAAAA GTACTTCCCTGATGGGATTGACATATACTTTGACAATGTGGGGGCTGAGATGCTAGAAGCAGCAGTTTCTAACATGAACACTTTTGGTAGAGTTGCCGTTTGTGGCGTAATCTCTGAGTATACAGATGCCGGAAAGAGAGCTGCACCAGATATGCTAGATGTTATATACAAGAGAATCAAGATCCAGGGGTTTTTAGCAGCTGATCAAATGCTTGTCTATTCGGATTTTCTTTCCACCACCACAGATCATCTTCGTACTGGAAAATTGCATGCCATTGAAGACATCTCACATGGTCTGGAGAGTGTTCCATCTGCTTTCATTGGACTTTTCTGTGGCCATAACACGGGAAAGAAAATTGTTAAGATTGCAGATGAGTGA